A region from the Acyrthosiphon pisum isolate AL4f chromosome A1, pea_aphid_22Mar2018_4r6ur, whole genome shotgun sequence genome encodes:
- the LOC100162995 gene encoding bleomycin hydrolase, producing MAKTFSSVINPKNILKFSDAFYNDAKNVLAQNACSRVSPTEVSTSRNRVQECHHYYTHKIESEGKPVTNQRSSGRCWIFACLNVIRVPFIKQFNLEEFEFSQAYIFFWDKIERSNYFLNAIVQTAKRGETVDDRTTACLLTKPIEDGGQWDMLVNIITKYGLMPKKNFPESFSCETSNTVNVILNSKLREYAIILHKLVSDNATDNEIKTKIEEQMEVIYRIVGICMGIPPATFEWHYYDKSKVFNTVGPITPLDFYLTHVRPVFDVVEKVCLISDPRPNNRYGKLYTLDMLNNMAGGRKVLYNNQPIEVLIKAAQESIVNNGEPVWYGCQVSKRFSDKLGLEDLKIHDYQLVFGTDVSIPMTKAQRMLYGESAMTHAMVLTGVNVENGNATKWRVENSWGEERGDKGYLMMTTDWFKEYVFEVVVDKSLLSEEVLSVFQQEPQVLPIWDPMGTLA from the exons ATGGCGAAAACCTTCTCGT ccgTCATCAatcccaaaaatattttaaaattcagtgACGCATTCTACAATGATGCCAAAAATGTGTTGGCCCAAAATGCCTGTTCTCGTGTCAGCCCAACAGAAGTGAGCACGTCAAGAAATAGAGTACAGGAATGCCATCACTATTACACGCACAAG ATTGAGTCTGAAGGCAAACCAGTAACTAACCAAAGAAGTTCAGGTCGCTGTTGGATATTTGCATGTTTAAATGTGATCAGAGTTCCATTCATCAAACAATTCAACTTAGAAGAATTTGAGTTCAGCcaagcttatatatttttttgggacAAG attgaaAGAagcaattactttttaaatgcaattgtaCAAACCGCTAAGCGTGGTGAAACTGTTGATGATAGAACCACTGCTTGTTTACTCACT AAACCTATTGAAGATGGAGGTCAATGGGATATGTTGGTCAACATCATAACGAAGTATGGGTTGATGCCAAAGAAGAACTTCCCTGAGTCGTTTAGTTGCGAGACTAGTAATACTGTTAATGTTATATTGAACAgcaag cttcGAGAATATGCCATCATTTTGCACAAACTTGTCAGCGATAACGCTACTGACAATGAgattaaaaccaaaattgaagAACAAATGGAAGTTATTTATCGAATTGTTGGTATTTGTATGGGTATACCACCAGCTACATTTGAATGGCATTACTATGACAAATCTAAAGTGTTCAACACTGTTGGACCTATCACTCCATTGGATTTCTATTTGACTCATGTCCGCCCTGTGTTTGATGTCGTAGAAAAG gtgtgTTTGATTTCGGATCCACGACCAAACAACCGGTACGGTAAATTGTACACATTGGACATGTTAAATAACATGGCAGGTGGACGAAAAGTTCTCTATAACAACCAGCCAATTGAAGTATTAATCAAGGCAGCTCAAGAGTCAATTGTAAATAATGGTGAACCAGTATGGTATGGATGTCAAGTGAGCAAAAGATTTTCTGATAAGCTTGGATTggaagatttgaaaat tcatGATTACCAATTAGTCTTTGGAACTGATGTATCAATCCCGATGACTAAAGCTCAACGTATGTTATATGGTGAATCTGCCATGACACACGCAATGGTACTAACTGGAGTCAATGTTGAA AATGGTAATGCAACCAAGTGGCGTGTTGAAAACTCTTGGGGTGAAGAACGTGGTGACAAAGGTTACTTGATGATGACCACAGATTGGTTTAAAGAATACGTGTTTGAAGTTGTTGTAGACAAAAGTCTTTTATCCGAAGAGGTGTTGTCTGTGTTCCAACAAGAACCTCAAGTACTTCCCATTTGGGATCCAATGGGAACATTAGcctaa
- the LOC100165784 gene encoding LOW QUALITY PROTEIN: protein expanded (The sequence of the model RefSeq protein was modified relative to this genomic sequence to represent the inferred CDS: deleted 1 base in 1 codon): MRSASTVSGPLLSVSTPASQQNRFAAVHLLTGQLLYFIVEGKSRVKEVFSQLMTYMIAQGVQEVELFALAFILDEEYFFTDPESKLSKYSPKSWKSSSTYGLDQNGQPLLQLHLRVKFYVDTTKSLRDDITRQHYYLQLRKNVAERGGSTEDGDHQNVLPLVALGMQADLGDHTADTDISSELLEQYLPPKTYKINEHKVKQTLSTLHKGHKGMSKTCAQTMFLQEAGVVQKSHLYRLRLNKSQPKQTQGCAMSICNCVFLAISINGVQMYHESLSQALTGLFLWNTIVKLCFDRKKFELRPSNIDRLVYYTNSDEKSKRILALCRETHQFSMTVHPRLLDAFLNNNTSDKNAFDGLKWTNDKKSKSKKGDDALENKKCENGGCSDSSISTADPKTSISKDKVPNGSISSSVELGYSHTAQNSAMSELDYSVQSAQDSSDAYLMYRHPRARAAYVDNSNQSANTSSGVYTCASYSTASKDMASASYTTENCSVDCNHVGGIYKATTVAAAHAEIVHMEQQPDADSAYSASLPPDTVAASSTSADEEGRPMGHGQQTTAVDDCDGGCDATDELYDLSAAATSDSSYCVGIATTATTASDVALSSASSSKCGDTGCGNRCALDSYADVGDAATGGRSRSGSVVSNSGSFRGDGSDPSEGGRGALLSAVELSDLIVGRKSLQTPRKGFYPSRPTTSSTLDSDSDYVTLPPPMNFVTGAPSLSNLSLANFDCGTGTVAPHWDVRRSLDLLPNVVKFCGGHHHHHHHHQCVQVNSNNYLDVHKSGAAFYHHIYPAAASVASVAPPLLHARQPPPPPPPPRPKRFDSHLEQYKQQLRSDVDFVVYPLQDPAVSRQEYVDAKLARGRRHQYHRYYGCDPPSYQANAHLYRSTPNVAVAVSPPPPPPSSSSASSSSLSHQQFQHHLHHHHLLSQQQQLQLQQQQLQLHQQQLLLQQQQQPPPLPPLPPHLKYASNQNLLFPATVAASAEYAAQHHHHRHHRLQPLPLPVRTYSHDDLLAATTSAPAVPPKVQLFHRRPPPPPPPVTGLQKPAAVIQPRRPAAVDDATTTANGGATTPTDSQSVLDIILLREKSRNLDLPLISALCNDQTLLKQTNALVDNKATPSSSLSAATALAASLYQPLPPLSLSSYHPPPPRPSSSYQPPPQPSSAEQTQPPQGGVASSNKPNSTRCTNGTSSYSSPPPQSFMPASASPSVAATAAVKTAKSKTNHVKTNTNII; encoded by the exons ggtAAATCTCGGGTGAAAGAAGTCTTCTCACAGCTGATGACTTACATGATTGCTCAAGGAGTGCAGGAGGTCGAACTGTTCGCACTGGCATTTATTCTAG acgaagaatattttttcactGACCCCGAAAGTAAACTGTCTAAGTATTCGCCAAAAAGTTGGAAATCCTCTTCGACATat GGTCTCGATCAAAACGGCCAACCTCTACTCCAGTTGCATTTACGCGTCAAGTTCTACGTCGACACTACTAAATCTCTACG CGATGACATCACCCGGCAACACTATTACCTTCAGCTGCGCAAAAATGTCGCGGAAAGGGGCGGCTCCACGGAAGACGGCGACCACCAGAACGTACTGCCGCTGGTGGCACTCGGCATGCAGGCAGACCTCGGCGATCACACGGCCGACACTGACATATCGTCGGAGTTGCTTGAGCAGTATCTCCCACCGAAG ACGTACAAGATTAATGAGCACAAGGTGAAACAGACGTTGAGCACTCTGCACAAGGGCCATAAAGGAATGTCCAAGACTTGTGCGCAGACAATGTTTCTCCAGGAAGCTGGTGTGGTGCAAAAATCTCACCTATACCGGTTGCGGTTGAACAAGTCGCAGCCGAAACAAACTCAGGGATGCGCGATGTCCATATGCAACTGCGTGTTTTTGGCCATTTCTATCAACGGCGTACAGATGTACCAC GAAAGCTTATCGCAAGCGCTCACTGGTTTATTCTTGTGGAACACCATCGTCAAGCTGTGTTTTGac CGTAAAAAATTCGAACTGAGGCCATCGAACATAGATCGGTTGGTGTACTACACGAATTCGGACGAGAAGAGCAAGAGGATATTAGCACTGTGTCGAGAAACTCATCAATTTAGCATGACAGTACACCCGAGGCTTTTGGACGCGTTTTTAAACAACAACACATCTG ATAAGAACGCGTTCGACGGGCTGAAATGGACCAACGAtaagaaatcaaaatcaaagaAAGGCGATGACGCCCTCGAAAACAAAAAATGCGAGAACGGCGGTTGCTCCGATTCCAGTATTTCGACGGCCGACCCGAAGACCTCTATTTCCAAGGACAAG GTGCCTAACGGAAGCATATCGTCCAGCGTGGAACTGGGCTACAGTCACACGGCTCAGAACTCAGCCATGTCCGAGCTGGACTACTCGGTGCAGTCGGCGCAGGACAGCAGCGACGCGTACCTGATGTACAGGCACCCGAGGGCCAGGGCGGCTTACGTGGACAATAGCAACCAATCGGCGAACACCAGCAGTGGCGTGTACACGTGCGCTAGCTACAGCACGGCGTCCAAGGACATGGCGTCCGCGTCGTATACCACCGAGAACTGCAGTGTGGACTGCAATCACGTCGGCGGCATTTACAAAGCTACAACGGTCGCGGCCGCCCATGCAGAAATCGTCCAT ATGGAGCAGCAACCGGACGCCGACTCAGCGTACAGTGCATCATTGCCGCCGGATACGGTGGCGGCGTCGTCCACGTCGGCGGACGAGGAAGGTCGTCCGATGGGCCACGGTCAGCAGACCACAGCAGTCGACGACTGCGACGGGGGCTGTGACGCCACCGACGAGCTGTACGACCTGTCAGCCGCGGCCACCAGCGACAGTTCGTATTGCGTCGGAATCGCCACGACCGCCACAACCGCCTCCGATGTGGCCCTGTCGTCGGCGTCGTCGTCCAAATGCGGCGATACTGGTTGCGGTAACCGGTGCGCGTTGGACAGTTACGCGGACGTGGGTGATGCGGCGACCGGCGGTCGCAGCCGTAGCGGTTCAGTGGTTAGTAACTCGGGCAGTTTCCGCGGTGACGGCAGCGACCCGTCCGAGGGCGGGCGCGGCGCGCTCCTATCCGCCGTCGAGCTGTCCGACCTGATTGTCGGTCGCAAGTCGTTACAGACGCCCCGTAAGGGTTTCTATCCGTCGCGGCCGACCACCAGCTCGACACTGGACTCAGACTCGGATTACGTGACGTTGCCCCCACCGATGAACTTCGTAACCGGCGCCCCGTCTTTGTCCAACCTATCACTGGCTAACTTCGACTGCGGAACCGGCACTGTGGCCCCCCACTGGGACGTCCGTCGATCGCTTGATCTGCTGCCCAATGTGGTCAAGTTCTGCGGTGGTCATCACCATCACCATCACCATCACCAGTGCGTGCAGGTCAACAGCAACAATTACTTGGACGTGCACAAGAGCGGCGCTGCATTCTACCACCACATATACCCGGCTGCCGCCTCCGTAGCCTCGGTAGCGCCACCGCTTCTGCACGCTCGACAACCACCGCCGCCTCCACCACCACCACGGCCCAAGCGATTCGACTCGCATCTGGAACAGTACAAACAGCAACTCCGGTCCGATGTCGATTTCGTCGTGTACCCGCTCCAAGACCCGGCGGTCAGCCGCCAAGAATATGTGGACGCCAAGCTGGCCCGCGGTCGTCGGCACCAGTACCACAGGTATTACGGCTGCGACCCGCCGTCATACCAGGCCAACGCACACCTGTATCGAAGCACTCCAAACGTGGCGGTCGCAGTGTCACCGCCCCCGCCGCCACCGTCCTCGTCGTcagcgtcgtcgtcgtcgctgtCCCACCAGCAGTTCCAACACCATCTTCACCACCATCACTTGCTCAGTCAGCAGCAGCAACTTCAGCTGCAGCAACAGCAACTGCAGCTGCATCAACAGCAACTGCTGctgcagcaacagcaacagccaCCGCCGCTGCCTCCGTTGCCGCCACACTTAAAATACGCTTCCAATCAAAACCTGCTGTTCCCAGCCACCGTAGCCGCATCCGCCGAATACGCGGCGCAGCACCATCACCACCGCCATCACAGGCTGCAGCCGTTGCCGCTTCCCGTCCGAACGTACTCGCACGATGACTTACTGGCGGCCACTACGTCGGCACCAGCCGTGCCCCCGAAAGTTCAGCTGTTCCATCGAcggccgccaccaccaccaccacctgtGACCGGACTCCAGAAGCCCGCGGCTGTTATCCAACCTCGTCGCCCCGCTGCTGTGGACGATGCCACCACCACCGCCAACGGCGGCGCCACCACTCCTACGGATTCCCAGTCGGTGTTGGACATCATATTATTGCGGGAGAAAAGCCGCAACCTGGACTTGCCGCTCATATCGGCCCTATGCAACGACCAGACGCTGCTTAAGCAAACCAACGCCCTGGTCGATAACAAGGCCACCCCTTCGTCGTCACTTTCCGCCGCCACGGCCCTCGCGGCGTCTTTGTACCAACCACTGCCACCGCTGTCTTTGTCTTCGTACCATCCACCGCCACCACGGCCTTCGTCTTCGTACCAACCACCGCCGCAGCCGTCGTCTGCGGAACAAACGCAGCCGCCGCAGGGCGGCGTCGCATCCTCCAATAAGCCGAATAGCACGAGGTGCACTAACGGTACGTCGTCGTATTCGTCGCCACCGCCGCAGAGTTTTATGCCGGCTTCGGCGTCGCCTTCTGTTGCAGCCACCGCCGCCGTTAAGACGGCCAAATCAAAAACCAACCATGTCAAAaccaacacaaatattatttag